CGTTGGCGGCAATTGGTAACAAATCGCCGCCCGGACGATCCTGCGGCGGCAGATGGTGTAACGTTGATATGTCGCGAGAAACACTATTTACAGCCGGAGCCGCCATGTTGATCAGAAAAAATCCGAACGGCATCGATTTGCCGTTCCCGTCCGAAATCACGCCGCGCGAGGTCTACGAAGGCCGGCGCGCCTTCCTCGCCAAGGTCGCGGCGACGGCCGTGGCCGGCTCCTCGCTGTGGGAAATGGCTAACCGCGAAGCCTTCGCGCAGGGCGCGGTCCAAAAGCTGCCGGCCACGCGGAATCCGGCCTTCTCGACGAACGAGAAGCAGACGCCGTTCGAGGACGCGACCCACTACAACAATTTCTACGAATTCGGCACAGACAAGGCCGACCCGGCCGCGAATGCGCACACTTTGCGCACCCGGCCGTGGACCGTGCAGATCGAGGGCGAGGTGAAAAAGCCGCTGACGCTCGACCTGGACCGCCTCGTGAAGCTGGCGCCGCTGGAAGAGCGCATCTACCGCCTGCGCTGCGTCGAGGGCTGGTCGATGGTGATTCCGTGGGTCGGCTACTCGCTCTCGAGCCTGATCCGCCAGGTCGAGCCGACCGGCAATGCGAAATACATCGAATTCACGAGCCTGGCCGACCGCAGCCAGATGCCGGGCGTACGCAGCCGCGTGCTCGAGTGGCCGTACGTCGAAGGCTTGCGCATGGACGAGGCCATGCACCCGCTCACGTTGCTGACGGTCGGCATGTACGGCCAGGTGCTGCCGAACCAGAACGGCGCGCCCGTGCGCGTCATCGTGCCGTGGAAATACGGTTTCAAGTCGGCGAAATCCATCGTCAAGATCCGCTTCGTGCGCGACCAGCCGCGCACCGCGTGGAACGGCATCGCGCCCGAGGAATATGGCTTTTATTCGAACGTGAATCCGAACGTCGACCACCCGCGCTGGTCGCAGGCGTCGGAACGGCGCATCGGCGAGGGCGGGCTGTTCACGCCCAAGCGCAAGACGCTGATGTTCAACGGCTATAACGAGGTCGCCTCGCTGTACACGGGCATGGACCTCAAGAAGAATTTCTGAGCGGGCCGGCCATGGCGTTCAATCCCACTCCGACCCAGCTCAAGGGGTTCAAGACGGTCATCTTCGTGCTGGCGCTGCTGCCGTTCCTGCGCATGGCGTGGCTGACGGCGACGGGCGTACCGGTCGATCCCGTCGAATTCCTCACGCACGGCAGCGGCGACTGGGCGTTGTACCTGCTGTGCGCGACGCTGGCCGTCACGCCGCTGCGCCGCCTGACGGGCTGGAACTGGGTGATCCGCTTGCGGCGCATGATCGGCCTGTTCACGTTCTTCTACGCCTTCATGCACTTCATGACCTTCCTGTGGTTCGACCATTTCTTCGACGTGGCCGCGATGTGGAAGGACGTGCTCAAGCGGCCGTTCATCACCGTGGGCTTCGCGTGCTTCGTGCTGCTGGTGCCGCTGGCCGCGACGAGCACGAACGCGATGATCAAGCGCCTGGGCCGCAACTGGGCCCGGCTGCACAAGCTGATTTATGTGATCGCGCCGCTGGCGATCCTGCACTACTGGTGGATGAAGGCGGGCAAGCACAACTTCGAGCAGCCCATCGTCTGGGGCAGCGTGGTCGCCGTGCTCCTGCTGCTGCGCGTGTGGTGGGGCGTCGGCCGGACGCGCGTCGAAAAAAGTACCGATAAACGTCCTGCACCTGCATCCGTGCGATCATGATCGGAGACGCTAATGCATACTGTCTGACATGAAATGGCCCCTCGCGCTGGTAATCGTCGTGGTGTTGGCCCTCGTGCTCGTTTTCGGCATGGGGCGGCCGCGCTATGGGCTGCTGGAACGGTGTCTCGACCTCGGCGGCCGCTGGAATGAACAGGCCGCCGCGTGTGCGGCGCAGATGTGGCCGGATGACCGGTCACGCGGGCGGGAGTGATTGATGCCGGGGGCATCAATCACGATCAGCGTTACTTGACGACGGTCTCGAGCGCAAACAGATCCGCCGGATTCTCCCGGCGACGGATCACATGCACCTGGTCGCCATCGACGAGCACCTCGGCCGCGCGGCCGCGCGTGTTGTAGTTCGACGCCATCGTGAACCCGTAGGCACCGGCCGCCATCATGGCCAGCACATCGCCCGGCTCGACGGCCAGGTCGCGGTCGCGCGCGAGCCAGTCGCCCGATTCGCACACGGGGCCGACAAGGTCATAGGTGACGGCCGTGCCGTCACGCTGCACGACCGGCTTGACGTCCATCCAGGCCTGGTACAGGGTCGGACGCGCCATGTCGTTCATCGCGGCGTCGACGACGCAGAAATTCTTTTCCTCGCCCGGCTTGAGGAACTCGACGGACATCAGCAGCACCCCCGTATTGCCGACGATGGAGCGGCCCGGCTCGAAAATCACCTTGATCGGCTGGCCGCCGTGTTTTTCGGCGCGCCACGCGTCCACGCGCGCGAACACGCGCTCGACGTAGTGGCCGATCGGCACCGGCGACGATTCGCCCGTGCCATAGTCGATGCCCAGGCCGCCGCCCACGTCCAGGTGGTGGATGTGGATGCCTTCGCCGGCCAGCGTGTCGATCAGCTCGATCAGCTTGTCCAGCGCTTCCAGCAGCGGCGCGTCGTCCAGCAGCTGCGAGCCGATGTGGCAGTCGATGCCGACGACGTCCAGGTGCGGCAGCTTGGCGGCGGTGCGGTAGGTGTCCAGCGCGTCCGAGAACGCGACGCCGAACTTGCTGGCCTTGAGGCCCGTGGCGATGTAGGGGTGGGTCTTCGGGTCGACGTTCGGGTTCACGCGCAGCGAGACGGGTGCGCGCTTGCCCATGCGGCCGGCGACTTCGTTGATGCGGTGCAGTTCCGGAATCGACTCGACGTTAAAGCACAGGATGCCCTTCTCGAGCGCCAGCGCGATTTCGGCCGCGGTCTTGCCCACGCCCGAGAAGATCACCTTGCCCGGATCGCCGCCGGCCGCGATCACGCGCAGCAGCTCGCCGCCCGAGACGATGTCGAAGCCCGCGCCTTCCCGGGCCAGCAGGTCGAGGATCGCCAGGTTGGAATTCGCCTTCATCGCATAGCAGACCAGCGCATCGCGGCCCGCGCACGGGCGCGCGTAGCCGGCGAAGTTTTCCAGCAGCTGGGCTTTCGAATAGACGTAGGTCGGGGTGCCGTGTTCGGTGGCGATCGTGGACAGGGGGACGCGTTCGGCGTGCAGGACGCCGTCTTGGTAGGTGAAGTGAGACATGGGGGTGCGTTTGCTTACTGTTGGGTGGCCGGCGGAGGCTGGTTCGGGGCTTGCGTATTGTTGGCGTTGGAGCCGGCGGCGGGGACGGTCACGCCGGCGGCGGGGGCCGGCGGCGTGATCTGGACGGCCGGCGCTGCCGTGGTATTCGTCGTGCCGGACGGGGCGGCGCCGGTGGGCGCGGCGCCGGGCCGGGTGGGCGGCTTGGGCATGTAGAGCGGGCCGGTCTGGCCGCAGGCCGACAGCGCTATCAGGGTCGCCAGGCTTGTCAGGAGCGCAAATGGGGACTTCACGATTAGAATCACGGTTTGATTAGCAGACCTTGGAGTGTAGCATGACCGAATCCGAATTTTTGGCCCTGGCCGAGTCCACCCTGGACGAGATCGAACAGGCATTCGACCGCCTGTTCGAGCAGGATATCGTCGACGTCGAGTGCAAGCGCAGCGGCAACGTGCTCGAGATCGAGTTCGTCGACAACGGCTCGAAGATCATCGTCAACAGCCAGGCGCCGTTGCA
This genomic stretch from Massilia putida harbors:
- a CDS encoding sulfite oxidase heme-binding subunit YedZ: MAFNPTPTQLKGFKTVIFVLALLPFLRMAWLTATGVPVDPVEFLTHGSGDWALYLLCATLAVTPLRRLTGWNWVIRLRRMIGLFTFFYAFMHFMTFLWFDHFFDVAAMWKDVLKRPFITVGFACFVLLVPLAATSTNAMIKRLGRNWARLHKLIYVIAPLAILHYWWMKAGKHNFEQPIVWGSVVAVLLLLRVWWGVGRTRVEKSTDKRPAPASVRS
- the msrP gene encoding protein-methionine-sulfoxide reductase catalytic subunit MsrP, encoding MLIRKNPNGIDLPFPSEITPREVYEGRRAFLAKVAATAVAGSSLWEMANREAFAQGAVQKLPATRNPAFSTNEKQTPFEDATHYNNFYEFGTDKADPAANAHTLRTRPWTVQIEGEVKKPLTLDLDRLVKLAPLEERIYRLRCVEGWSMVIPWVGYSLSSLIRQVEPTGNAKYIEFTSLADRSQMPGVRSRVLEWPYVEGLRMDEAMHPLTLLTVGMYGQVLPNQNGAPVRVIVPWKYGFKSAKSIVKIRFVRDQPRTAWNGIAPEEYGFYSNVNPNVDHPRWSQASERRIGEGGLFTPKRKTLMFNGYNEVASLYTGMDLKKNF
- the cyaY gene encoding iron donor protein CyaY; translation: MTESEFLALAESTLDEIEQAFDRLFEQDIVDVECKRSGNVLEIEFVDNGSKIIVNSQAPLQEMWIAARAGGFHYKRVGDEWRNTRDGTEFFTSLSDFATQQGGAPVKLH
- the lysA gene encoding diaminopimelate decarboxylase — encoded protein: MSHFTYQDGVLHAERVPLSTIATEHGTPTYVYSKAQLLENFAGYARPCAGRDALVCYAMKANSNLAILDLLAREGAGFDIVSGGELLRVIAAGGDPGKVIFSGVGKTAAEIALALEKGILCFNVESIPELHRINEVAGRMGKRAPVSLRVNPNVDPKTHPYIATGLKASKFGVAFSDALDTYRTAAKLPHLDVVGIDCHIGSQLLDDAPLLEALDKLIELIDTLAGEGIHIHHLDVGGGLGIDYGTGESSPVPIGHYVERVFARVDAWRAEKHGGQPIKVIFEPGRSIVGNTGVLLMSVEFLKPGEEKNFCVVDAAMNDMARPTLYQAWMDVKPVVQRDGTAVTYDLVGPVCESGDWLARDRDLAVEPGDVLAMMAAGAYGFTMASNYNTRGRAAEVLVDGDQVHVIRRRENPADLFALETVVK
- the lptM gene encoding LPS translocon maturation chaperone LptM, with the protein product MKSPFALLTSLATLIALSACGQTGPLYMPKPPTRPGAAPTGAAPSGTTNTTAAPAVQITPPAPAAGVTVPAAGSNANNTQAPNQPPPATQQ